From the Vespa velutina chromosome 16, iVesVel2.1, whole genome shotgun sequence genome, one window contains:
- the LOC124954889 gene encoding uncharacterized protein LOC124954889 isoform X3 yields the protein MLERALTQPQHCSVDPLDNALNWGIPIWATDKIQAWLDKIYASLKDTSSLKHLQGTTSRHRFEKDLKVKHLKGSYVKFESFRRDTRPVFLELSTWPTLNFDGDPGTCPFDAKRREKLENKTNKEIKENREAITNKKEGKEMTRRPRAARARRTEQLGAGYCEICRIDYRDLAKHVQSDQHSSFVQNDDNFLSLDTLINTSASVEAFLKLNRTKDIGEECNIYPTEDRTLRDVLPEEKIAKNEKTSNNYSVQGIDMVQCNGTRRNLNLKLNSPHNLRTRAKHESGHLLRSKGSPWHEVDKNEKFYDKFEGFTIKKRAKGTIWIEEEDPENKYSQASDIKSSDQVDYNNIKSPGKDVNGINQRDYGDNNTVNKRHNGTDNQDIKELDSGRVPTNEQNGVFNPELPSKNENDANINIHGEIVRSNLLKNNVNINGLSDKNNRIESWKSTDGKVKFDGVKNELELQRVRSDNGRVVGGGDHNEKKESIEVVCNNGHTDNNQKELKTLQCAEKELGCEKLRSPRVAAGGRRGGRSFRGRHRLSVEERLIEDNRAYYKVEVLGSKLRSSTLPCNNTLSNSTIKDAEVEEEEEGEEEEEGEKKEQQQQQPSSEKPVVVRFKRVRKSELSLLSDEAESFMFGEPKRDDTSEISDEEQTSVLPRDTESDFNETVSSDILSSSLDSNPRIKQEILEEDSQDSVNLGRARKRRRTQAEALIKDNADYYKFETPGSRLRYQAPLTGVNKVPINTERKEVRSDVNGGEVVEKIYPSKPSAEVERMQFSFEVVPKSEPWYQTYQRQDEGAEFWHYFSDGDTGRPFLLPYEIENFHETILRNQAKNENRKKGRGRSIGCIGRSPRKSPRCHASTLAIMSTIIRKREQQQITSNLCTIEECQSLKSQMDTQVKADAKGDIKLDSKVSDIDEELKEIARNIDEMLNTRDVIEMEDAFEPDNVQIDGLEEEEDDFIESTNVPKGPPANLLELLDNCHELVPCIENSSCASSECGEGNVESPLKRRKKRKNRTGWPGIKIRKKLQNNKMIIGTYNGAQGNFKRAGELSREKSVGPFDERNNEIDGEADMSLRLMADTHTEIVLSNGSTISSTTRHNEKTTVDKKNNKSTPDDCDDPGVSTKASPRACPKTCPKTCLSATVIGKNKNADNSGGKNSTTVDELRIPKIFGEAQRTLSDKNFTLDIEEEVSENDPGNDENHENVFRKDVNGVIVLERQFIAKAVVKKRPRINTSSEGCESRTEIENHDILSARKDIDSGIVSRKHHSPGDVSRLGCQQTRSENSNIDVDAHRTVYRRNKVGGVVRSRKRVNTRKQQRRNNNVPSESVYESENCKNESYLSITCKKQETMKSVKKQSDETIGPSVDLQDSAELECALSERNTPTTTTTMPPSDLQQRRSSIEFQPVVRMMKIDNPVDMDHSILSVTVASNRRLRSSNSHRTNAQPPRKRLKTARGQFGRWLKSSS from the exons ATGTTGGAACGTGCTCTGACCCAACCACAGCATTGTTCCGTGGATCCGCTTGACAACGCCCTCAACTGGGGAATACCTATCTGGGCAACCGATAAAATTCAGGCTTGGCTCGATAAAATCTATGCGTCTCTTAAAGACACTAGTAGTTTGAAACATCTACAAGGAACAACGAGCAGGCATAGGTTCGAGAAAGATCTCAAAGTCAAGCACTTGAAAGGGTCGTATGTCAAGTTTGAATCTTTTCGCAG AGATACAAGACCGGTATTTTTGGAATTGTCAACGTGGCCAACGTTGAACTTTGACGGAGACCCAGGGACTTGTCCTTTTGACGctaagaggagagaaaaacttgaaaataaaacaaataaggAGATTAAGGAAAACAGAGAAGCTatcacaaataaaaaagaa GGTAAAGAGATGACTCGGCGACCACGTGCAGCTCGTGCTCGTAGAACGGAACAATTAGGAGCTGGTTATTGTGAAATATGTCGAATAGATTATCGTGATTTAGCGAAACATGTGCAAAGCGATCAACATTCGAGTTTTGTTCAAAACGAtgacaattttctctctttggatACGTTAATCAATACAAGTGCCAGTGTAGAAGCATTTTTGAAACTAAACAGAACAAAAGATATCGG AGAAGAATGCAATATATATCCAACCGAGGATCGTACTCTTCGCGACGTACTGCCAGAGGAAAAGATCGCTAAGAATGAAAAGACTTCAAATAATTACTCCGTACAAGGAATAGACATGGTGCAATGCAATGGAACCCGAAGAaatcttaatttaaaattaaactcTCCTCACAACTTGCGAACACGCGCTAAACACGAAAGTGGGCATTTATTGAGATCAAAGGGTAGCCCTTGGCACGAGgtcgataagaacgaaaaattttacgaCAAATTCGAGGGTTTtactataaaaaagagagcaaaGGGAACCATTtggatcgaagaagaagatccgGAAAATAAATACTCGCAAGCAAGTGACATTAAAAGCTCCGACCAagtagattataataatattaaatcgcCGGGAAAAGATGTAAATGGTATCAATCAACGTGATTATGGGGATAATAATACTGTAAATAAAAGGCATAATGGTACAGATAATCAGGATATTAAAGAATTAGACAGCGGGAGGGTTCCAACTAATGAACAAAATGGTGTATTTAATCCTGAGCTTCCTTCGAAGAATGAAAACGACgcgaatattaatattcatggAGAGATTGTAAGATCtaatttgttgaaaaataatgtaaatataaatggcTTGTCCGATAAGAATAATCGTATAGAATCATGGAAATCTACGGACGGTAAAGTAAAGTTTGATGGTGTGAAGAATGAGTTGGAATTGCAAAGAGTACGATCGGATAATGGGAGAGTCGTCGGAGGTGGTGATCATAACGAGAAGAAGGAATCTATCGAGGTAGTTTGTAATAATGGTCATACGGATAACAATCAGAAGGAATTAAAGACGTTACAATGTGCAGAAAAGGAATTGGGTTGTGAGAAATTACGATCGCCTAGGGTTGCTGCTGGTGGTAGAAGAGGTGGTAGAAGTTTCCGCGGGCGTCATAGATTGTCGGTCGAAGAACGCCTGATCGAAGATAATCGTGCATATTACAAAGTCGAGGTATTAGGAAGTAAGCTACGGTCGAGCACATTACCGTGCAACAATACCTTGTCAAATTCTACGATTAAGGATgcggaggtggaggaggaggaggaaggggaggaagaggaggaaggtgAAAAGAaggagcagcagcagcaacagccaTCCAGTGAGAAACCAGTTGTCGTAAGATTCAAACGCGTAAGAAAATCTGAGCTTTCCCTGTTAAGCGACGAGGCCGAGTCTTTTATGTTTGGAGAACCTAAGCGCGACGATACGAGCGAGATTAGCGACGAAGAACAAACTAGTGTTTTACCTAGGGACACCGAAAGCGATTTCAACGAGACTGTCAGTTCCGACATACTTAGTTCGAGCTTGGATTCCAATCCTCGGATAAAACAAGAGATTTTGGAAGAAGATTCGCAGGACTCCGTTAATCTTGGcagagcgagaaaaagaaggcgTACACAGGCGGAGGCGCTTATTAAAGACAATGCCGACTATTACAAGTTCGAGACACCTGGCAGTAGATTGAGATATCAGGCACCGTTAACCGGGGTCAACAAGGTACCCATTAATACCGAACGTAAGGAGGTAAGATCTGACGTTAATGGAGGAGAAGTTGTAGAGAAAATATATCCGTCCAAACCTTCGGCAGAAGTTGAAAGAATGCAATTTTCGTTCGAAGTAGTACCGAAATCGGAACCGTGGTATCAAACCTATCAACGACAGGACGAGGGCGCTGAATTTTGGCATTACTTCAGCGACGGGGATACAGGAAGACCGTTTCTTTTACCCTATGAGATAGAAAACTTCCATGAGACCATACTTAGAAATCAGGCGAAGAATGAGAATAGGAAAAAGGGTAGAGGCCGTAGTATAGGTTGCATCGGACGGTCACCTAGAAAAAGTCCGCGTTGTCATGCATCGACGTTGGCAATAATGTCCACGATCATAAGGAAAAGAGAACAGCAGCAAATCACTTCAAATCTCTGTACGATAGAGGAATGTCAATCTCTGAAATCGCAGATGGATACTCAGGTAAAAGCGGATGCAAAAGGAGATATTAAATTGGATTCCAAGGTGTCCGACATCGATGAAGAATTGAAGGAAATCGCGAGAAATATCGACGAAATGCTTAACACGAGAGATGTGATAGAAATGGAGGATGCGTTTGAACCCGATAATGTACAAATAGACGGgctagaggaggaggaggatgattTCATCGAATCGACGAATGTACCGAAAGGTCCGCCGGCAAATCTGTTGGAATTACTGGACAACTGTCATGAACTCGTTCCTTGTATAGAAAACTCATCGTGTGCCAGTTCGGAGTGCGGTGAAGGAAATGTCGAGTCGCCCTTAAAACgacgtaaaaagagaaaaaatagaacggGATGGCCCGGGATTAAGATACGAAAAaagttacaaaataataagatgATTATAGGCACGTACAACGGTGCTCAAGGAAATTTCAAAAGAGCTGGGGAgttatcgagagagaaaagtgttGGTCCGTTTGACGAAAGGAATAACGAGATTGACGGCGAGGCCGACATGTCTCTGCGATTAATGgcagacacacatacagaaATAGTTTTATCGAATGGTAGTACGATTTCATCTACTACCAGGCATAATGAAAAGACTAcggtcgataaaaaaaataataaaagcacGCCGGATGATTGCGATGATCCTGGCGTATCTACTAAAGCATCTCCTAGAGCGTGTCCCAAAACGTGTCCTAAAACGTGTCTTAGCGCGACTGTGAtcggtaaaaataaaaatgcagaCAATAGCGGTGGCAAAAATTCCACGACCGTGGACGAATTGAGAATTCCTAAGATATTTGGCGAGGCGCAAAGGACTTTATCGGATAAGAATTTTACGTTGGACATAGAGGAAGAAGTGTCGGAGAACGATCCTGGAAATGATGAAAATCACGAGAATGTATTTAGGAAAGATGTGAACGGTGTTATTGTGTTGGAACGACAATTCATCGCGAAAGCTGTCGTAAAGAAACGTCCGCGCATAAACACATCCTCCGAAGGCTGCGAATCGCGTACCGAAATTGAAAATCATGACATTTTGTCAGCCAGAAAAGACATAGATTCCGGGATAGTATCGAGAAAGCATCATAGCCCCGGCGACGTGTCTAGGCTGGGATGTCAACAAACCCGTTCGGAAAACTCTAATATTGATGTGGACGCTCATAGGACGGTTTACAGAAGGAATAAGGTAGGAGGAGTGGTAAGGTCTAGGAAACGAGTTAACACGAGGAAACAACAACGAAGGAATAATAACGTTCCCTCGGAATCCGTATACGAGAGCGAAAATTGCAAGAATGAGTCTTATTTGAGTATTACTTGTAAAAAGCAAGAAACTATGAAGAGTGTGAAAAAACAAAGCGACGAAACGATAGGACCCTCGGTCGACTTACAGGACTCGGCCGAATTGGAGTGTGCACTGTCGGAACGTAACAcccccaccaccactaccaccatgcCGCCTTCCGATTTACAACAAAGACGTTCGAGCATCGAGTTTCAGCCGGTAGTTAGAATGATGAAGATAGACAATCCAGTTGACATGGATCATAGTATTTTGTCGGTTACTGTAGCAAGTAATAGAAGGTTAAGAAGTTCGAATTCTCATAGAACGAACGCTCAGCCGCCGCGAAAACGTTTGAAAACTGCGCGTGGACAATTTGGAAGGTGGTTGAAAAGTAGTAGCTGA
- the LOC124954889 gene encoding uncharacterized protein LOC124954889 isoform X4, protein MTRRPRAARARRTEQLGAGYCEICRIDYRDLAKHVQSDQHSSFVQNDDNFLSLDTLINTSASVEAFLKLNRTKDIGEECNIYPTEDRTLRDVLPEEKIAKNEKTSNNYSVQGIDMVQCNGTRRNLNLKLNSPHNLRTRAKHESGHLLRSKGSPWHEVDKNEKFYDKFEGFTIKKRAKGTIWIEEEDPENKYSQASDIKSSDQVDYNNIKSPGKDVNGINQRDYGDNNTVNKRHNGTDNQDIKELDSGRVPTNEQNGVFNPELPSKNENDANINIHGEIVRSNLLKNNVNINGLSDKNNRIESWKSTDGKVKFDGVKNELELQRVRSDNGRVVGGGDHNEKKESIEVVCNNGHTDNNQKELKTLQCAEKELGCEKLRSPRVAAGGRRGGRSFRGRHRLSVEERLIEDNRAYYKVEVLGSKLRSSTLPCNNTLSNSTIKDAEVEEEEEGEEEEEGEKKEQQQQQPSSEKPVVVRFKRVRKSELSLLSDEAESFMFGEPKRDDTSEISDEEQTSVLPRDTESDFNETVSSDILSSSLDSNPRIKQEILEEDSQDSVNLGRARKRRRTQAEALIKDNADYYKFETPGSRLRYQAPLTGVNKVPINTERKEVRSDVNGGEVVEKIYPSKPSAEVERMQFSFEVVPKSEPWYQTYQRQDEGAEFWHYFSDGDTGRPFLLPYEIENFHETILRNQAKNENRKKGRGRSIGCIGRSPRKSPRCHASTLAIMSTIIRKREQQQITSNLCTIEECQSLKSQMDTQVKADAKGDIKLDSKVSDIDEELKEIARNIDEMLNTRDVIEMEDAFEPDNVQIDGLEEEEDDFIESTNVPKGPPANLLELLDNCHELVPCIENSSCASSECGEGNVESPLKRRKKRKNRTGWPGIKIRKKLQNNKMIIGTYNGAQGNFKRAGELSREKSVGPFDERNNEIDGEADMSLRLMADTHTEIVLSNGSTISSTTRHNEKTTVDKKNNKSTPDDCDDPGVSTKASPRACPKTCPKTCLSATVIGKNKNADNSGGKNSTTVDELRIPKIFGEAQRTLSDKNFTLDIEEEVSENDPGNDENHENVFRKDVNGVIVLERQFIAKAVVKKRPRINTSSEGCESRTEIENHDILSARKDIDSGIVSRKHHSPGDVSRLGCQQTRSENSNIDVDAHRTVYRRNKVGGVVRSRKRVNTRKQQRRNNNVPSESVYESENCKNESYLSITCKKQETMKSVKKQSDETIGPSVDLQDSAELECALSERNTPTTTTTMPPSDLQQRRSSIEFQPVVRMMKIDNPVDMDHSILSVTVASNRRLRSSNSHRTNAQPPRKRLKTARGQFGRWLKSSS, encoded by the exons ATGACTCGGCGACCACGTGCAGCTCGTGCTCGTAGAACGGAACAATTAGGAGCTGGTTATTGTGAAATATGTCGAATAGATTATCGTGATTTAGCGAAACATGTGCAAAGCGATCAACATTCGAGTTTTGTTCAAAACGAtgacaattttctctctttggatACGTTAATCAATACAAGTGCCAGTGTAGAAGCATTTTTGAAACTAAACAGAACAAAAGATATCGG AGAAGAATGCAATATATATCCAACCGAGGATCGTACTCTTCGCGACGTACTGCCAGAGGAAAAGATCGCTAAGAATGAAAAGACTTCAAATAATTACTCCGTACAAGGAATAGACATGGTGCAATGCAATGGAACCCGAAGAaatcttaatttaaaattaaactcTCCTCACAACTTGCGAACACGCGCTAAACACGAAAGTGGGCATTTATTGAGATCAAAGGGTAGCCCTTGGCACGAGgtcgataagaacgaaaaattttacgaCAAATTCGAGGGTTTtactataaaaaagagagcaaaGGGAACCATTtggatcgaagaagaagatccgGAAAATAAATACTCGCAAGCAAGTGACATTAAAAGCTCCGACCAagtagattataataatattaaatcgcCGGGAAAAGATGTAAATGGTATCAATCAACGTGATTATGGGGATAATAATACTGTAAATAAAAGGCATAATGGTACAGATAATCAGGATATTAAAGAATTAGACAGCGGGAGGGTTCCAACTAATGAACAAAATGGTGTATTTAATCCTGAGCTTCCTTCGAAGAATGAAAACGACgcgaatattaatattcatggAGAGATTGTAAGATCtaatttgttgaaaaataatgtaaatataaatggcTTGTCCGATAAGAATAATCGTATAGAATCATGGAAATCTACGGACGGTAAAGTAAAGTTTGATGGTGTGAAGAATGAGTTGGAATTGCAAAGAGTACGATCGGATAATGGGAGAGTCGTCGGAGGTGGTGATCATAACGAGAAGAAGGAATCTATCGAGGTAGTTTGTAATAATGGTCATACGGATAACAATCAGAAGGAATTAAAGACGTTACAATGTGCAGAAAAGGAATTGGGTTGTGAGAAATTACGATCGCCTAGGGTTGCTGCTGGTGGTAGAAGAGGTGGTAGAAGTTTCCGCGGGCGTCATAGATTGTCGGTCGAAGAACGCCTGATCGAAGATAATCGTGCATATTACAAAGTCGAGGTATTAGGAAGTAAGCTACGGTCGAGCACATTACCGTGCAACAATACCTTGTCAAATTCTACGATTAAGGATgcggaggtggaggaggaggaggaaggggaggaagaggaggaaggtgAAAAGAaggagcagcagcagcaacagccaTCCAGTGAGAAACCAGTTGTCGTAAGATTCAAACGCGTAAGAAAATCTGAGCTTTCCCTGTTAAGCGACGAGGCCGAGTCTTTTATGTTTGGAGAACCTAAGCGCGACGATACGAGCGAGATTAGCGACGAAGAACAAACTAGTGTTTTACCTAGGGACACCGAAAGCGATTTCAACGAGACTGTCAGTTCCGACATACTTAGTTCGAGCTTGGATTCCAATCCTCGGATAAAACAAGAGATTTTGGAAGAAGATTCGCAGGACTCCGTTAATCTTGGcagagcgagaaaaagaaggcgTACACAGGCGGAGGCGCTTATTAAAGACAATGCCGACTATTACAAGTTCGAGACACCTGGCAGTAGATTGAGATATCAGGCACCGTTAACCGGGGTCAACAAGGTACCCATTAATACCGAACGTAAGGAGGTAAGATCTGACGTTAATGGAGGAGAAGTTGTAGAGAAAATATATCCGTCCAAACCTTCGGCAGAAGTTGAAAGAATGCAATTTTCGTTCGAAGTAGTACCGAAATCGGAACCGTGGTATCAAACCTATCAACGACAGGACGAGGGCGCTGAATTTTGGCATTACTTCAGCGACGGGGATACAGGAAGACCGTTTCTTTTACCCTATGAGATAGAAAACTTCCATGAGACCATACTTAGAAATCAGGCGAAGAATGAGAATAGGAAAAAGGGTAGAGGCCGTAGTATAGGTTGCATCGGACGGTCACCTAGAAAAAGTCCGCGTTGTCATGCATCGACGTTGGCAATAATGTCCACGATCATAAGGAAAAGAGAACAGCAGCAAATCACTTCAAATCTCTGTACGATAGAGGAATGTCAATCTCTGAAATCGCAGATGGATACTCAGGTAAAAGCGGATGCAAAAGGAGATATTAAATTGGATTCCAAGGTGTCCGACATCGATGAAGAATTGAAGGAAATCGCGAGAAATATCGACGAAATGCTTAACACGAGAGATGTGATAGAAATGGAGGATGCGTTTGAACCCGATAATGTACAAATAGACGGgctagaggaggaggaggatgattTCATCGAATCGACGAATGTACCGAAAGGTCCGCCGGCAAATCTGTTGGAATTACTGGACAACTGTCATGAACTCGTTCCTTGTATAGAAAACTCATCGTGTGCCAGTTCGGAGTGCGGTGAAGGAAATGTCGAGTCGCCCTTAAAACgacgtaaaaagagaaaaaatagaacggGATGGCCCGGGATTAAGATACGAAAAaagttacaaaataataagatgATTATAGGCACGTACAACGGTGCTCAAGGAAATTTCAAAAGAGCTGGGGAgttatcgagagagaaaagtgttGGTCCGTTTGACGAAAGGAATAACGAGATTGACGGCGAGGCCGACATGTCTCTGCGATTAATGgcagacacacatacagaaATAGTTTTATCGAATGGTAGTACGATTTCATCTACTACCAGGCATAATGAAAAGACTAcggtcgataaaaaaaataataaaagcacGCCGGATGATTGCGATGATCCTGGCGTATCTACTAAAGCATCTCCTAGAGCGTGTCCCAAAACGTGTCCTAAAACGTGTCTTAGCGCGACTGTGAtcggtaaaaataaaaatgcagaCAATAGCGGTGGCAAAAATTCCACGACCGTGGACGAATTGAGAATTCCTAAGATATTTGGCGAGGCGCAAAGGACTTTATCGGATAAGAATTTTACGTTGGACATAGAGGAAGAAGTGTCGGAGAACGATCCTGGAAATGATGAAAATCACGAGAATGTATTTAGGAAAGATGTGAACGGTGTTATTGTGTTGGAACGACAATTCATCGCGAAAGCTGTCGTAAAGAAACGTCCGCGCATAAACACATCCTCCGAAGGCTGCGAATCGCGTACCGAAATTGAAAATCATGACATTTTGTCAGCCAGAAAAGACATAGATTCCGGGATAGTATCGAGAAAGCATCATAGCCCCGGCGACGTGTCTAGGCTGGGATGTCAACAAACCCGTTCGGAAAACTCTAATATTGATGTGGACGCTCATAGGACGGTTTACAGAAGGAATAAGGTAGGAGGAGTGGTAAGGTCTAGGAAACGAGTTAACACGAGGAAACAACAACGAAGGAATAATAACGTTCCCTCGGAATCCGTATACGAGAGCGAAAATTGCAAGAATGAGTCTTATTTGAGTATTACTTGTAAAAAGCAAGAAACTATGAAGAGTGTGAAAAAACAAAGCGACGAAACGATAGGACCCTCGGTCGACTTACAGGACTCGGCCGAATTGGAGTGTGCACTGTCGGAACGTAACAcccccaccaccactaccaccatgcCGCCTTCCGATTTACAACAAAGACGTTCGAGCATCGAGTTTCAGCCGGTAGTTAGAATGATGAAGATAGACAATCCAGTTGACATGGATCATAGTATTTTGTCGGTTACTGTAGCAAGTAATAGAAGGTTAAGAAGTTCGAATTCTCATAGAACGAACGCTCAGCCGCCGCGAAAACGTTTGAAAACTGCGCGTGGACAATTTGGAAGGTGGTTGAAAAGTAGTAGCTGA